One Nicotiana tomentosiformis chromosome 4, ASM39032v3, whole genome shotgun sequence genomic window carries:
- the LOC104110997 gene encoding probable alkaline/neutral invertase D — MPSTADVSQNGNARHVEAAPSLFEIEDDLSRLLERPRHVNIERKRSFDERSFSEMSMTHSPPRQPYKNSENSSRVFDNMVGVYSPGRWSGIHTPRSTFGFEPHPIIGEAWEALRRSIVNFRDQPVGTIAAIDNSAEELNYDQVFVRDFVPSALAFLMNGEPEIVKNFLLKTLRLQSREKKIDQFKLGAGVMPASFKVLHDPVRNYETITADFGESAIGRVAPVDSGFWWIILLRAYTKSTGDTSLAEMPECQRGIRLILELCLSEGFDTFPTLLCADGCSMIDRRMGVYGYPIEIQALFFMALRCALLLLKPDEEGRECCDAIIKRLHALSFHMRSYFWLDIKQLNDIYRYKTEEYSHTAVNKFNVMPDSLPEWVFDFMPSRGGYFIGNVSPAHMDFRWFCLGNCIAILSSLATPEQASAIMDLVESRWQELVGEMPLKICYPAMEGHEWRIVTGCDPKNTSWSYHNGGTWPVLLWLLTAAAIKTGRPQIARRAIELAESRLLKDSWPEYYDGKLGRFIGKQARKFQTWSIAGYLVARMMLEDPSHLGMIALEEDKQMKPTMKRSASWTC, encoded by the exons ATGCCTAGCACTGCGGATGTGTCTCAAAATGGAAATGCAAGACATGTTGAAGCTGCTCCATCCTTGTTTGAAATCGAGGATGATTTGTCTAGGTTGCTGGAAAGACCAAGGCATGTTAATATAGAAAGGAAGAGGTCGTTTGATGAAAGATCTTTCAGCGAAATGTCGATGACTCATTCACCGCCACGCCAGCCATACAAAAATTCGGAGAACTCTTCTCGTGTTTTTGACAATATGGTTGGAGTGTATTCACCAGGAAGGTGGTCTGGCATACACACACCTAGATCAACGTTTGGCTTTGAGCCGCATCCTATAATAGGTGAAGCTTGGGAAGCTTTGAGGCGTTCTATTGTTAATTTCCGCGATCAACCTGTGGGAACTATTGCTGCTATAGATAATTCTGCTGAGGAACTTAACTATGATCAG GTTTTTGTCAGAGATTTTGTCCCTAGCGCTTTGGCATTCTTGATGAATGGTGAACCTGAAATAGTAAAAAACTTTCTTTTGAAAACCTTGCGCCTCCAATCTCGGGAGAAGAAGATAGACCAGTTCAAGCTAGGTGCTGGAGTCATGCCTGCAAGTTTTAAAGTACTTCACGACCCTGTTAGGAACTATGAGACTATAACTGCAGATTTTGGTGAAAGTGCTATCGGTAGAGTTGCTCCTGTGGATTCAGGCTTCTGGTGGATTATACTACTTCGTGCCTACACAAAGTCTACAGGGGACACTTCTTTGGCTGAGATGCCTGAATGCCAAAGGGGTATAAGGTTGATTCTTGAATTATGTCTTTCAGAAGGTTTTGATACATTCCCAACCCTGCTGTGCGCTGATGGATGCTCTATGATTGATCGCAGAATG GGTGTTTATGGTTATCCTATTGAAATACAAGCGCTTTTCTTTATGGCCTTAAGATGCGCCTTGCTTCTCCTTAAACCCGACGAAGAAGGCAGAGAGTGTTGTGATGCAATAATCAAACGCCTTCATGCTTTAAGCTTTCACATGAGAAGTTACTTTTGGTTGGACATAAAGCAGCTGAATGATATATACCGTTACAAAACTGAAGAGTACTCGCACACTGCAGTAAACAAGTTTAATGTGATGCCAGATTCCCTCCCGGAGTGGGTTTTTGATTTCATGCCAAGTCGTGGTGGTTACTTCATCGGAAATGTTAGTCCTGCTCACATGGATTTTCGTTGGTTTTGTTTGGGTAACTGTATTGCAATTTTGTCATCTTTGGCTACACCTGAGCAAGCTTCGGCCATAATGGATCTCGTTGAATCAAGATGGCAAGAGCTAGTAGGAGAAATGCCGTTAAAAATCTGTTATCCCGCTATGGAAGGTCATGAATGGAGGATTGTAACAGGATGCGATCCTAAAAACACTAGTTGGAGTTATCATAACGGTGGAACTTGGCCAG TTCTTCTATGGCTCCTTACTGCAGCAGCTATCAAGACTGGTAGACCCCAAATAGCACGACGGGCCATTGAACTAGCTGAATCGCGATTGCTAAAAGATAGCTGGCCGGAATATTATGATGGCAAGCTTGGTCGATTTATCGGAAAACAGGCTCGTAAGTTCCAGACATGGTCGATTGCCGGTTACTTGGTAGCTAGAATGATGTTGGAAGATCCATCTCATTTGGGTATGATAGCACTTGAAGAAGATAAACAGATGAAGCCTACCATGAAAAGATCTGCTTCTTGGACGTGTTAA